TAAACTTTCTGGCATGACTAACATGAGTTCTTTTTATAATTTCAGAGATGATGGCCGACCTGATACGTACGTCAATGTTCTGTGACGTCAATGACGTATTTACTGACGATGAACAAAGGTTTCTTGTTGATATCGAACACACGTGCATACCGGATGCTTCTTATTGTGACAATTTCCTGGAATTCATGGCTAGAACCTCGGACAGTGTTGATGAGGTGTCATCGGCTCACGAGATTTCACTGGATCCTcttcaacaacaacagcagcagcagcagcagacaCAACAGCAGATGACATATAACGCTGAAAATGACGTCACTATCATAGATCAACAGACGATATCCATCGGTAGTTCGTGTCACAGTTCTGTTGCCACAGAAGAGACTTGTCAAGACTTCTTGTCACGAATTGTACAAGCGTCAAAAGTTGATTTATGCACGTTCAACAATGTAGCTGCTAGTGAAATCTTTGGTAATGATTATCTTCAACCGGTTGTATTTGATACAGAGACAAATTCGCCCGTGAAGCAGACACAAATCAATGACTCAAAACCTGTGAGAACTTCGGTCAAAATAACTAGACCACCGTATTCATACACCGCATGTGCCGTCGCCGCCATTTACTTATCAGGCAAGGACTGTCTCAGTACAAATGCCATCATGGAAAAACTGTGTTCTATGTTTGAAGAAGTGAGACCATGTAGATCACAGTTCAGAAAACATCTTTCCAAAACCTTGAAAACCAACAAGTTATTCAAACAGGTTGATCGAGACATCTACAGTGTGGTTCCTGGGCGTGTTAACAGAAACGTATTTCACCGACAATACTGTGTTAATCAAGATCAAAGAGAAAAATATGCCGACATGATTCACAATCATCTTGAAATTCCGTCTATGTTGAAACATTTTGGTATTGAACTCACTACTACGGTGAAATGCTCACAGAAGAAGCGCGTGAATGTTGTGAGTGACCTACTTAAGTATCGTAAATCGGTCAAAGAACAGTTGCAGTCAGTGAGGCACGTGAATGAGAACACTGGTGACTTAGAAATGCCAGGGCGTCCGTGTTTCCATGACAACTCTGATAATGAAGATGACGAAATGCTGAAGAATCCTCTCGGACGGAACATCTCACCAGTGTCTGTAGAACCGTTTCCGGACAATGCTAATGTGTATAGTGACGAATCGAGAAGTTGTGTTGAAACTGTAGAATCTGAACGAATTCCTCCATGTGCAGATAACGTTACTTATACTCCGGCCGTGGTTGTTCCCGTTCCGCGTTATGCTGTACCAACTCCGTCAGCATGTGTACCACTCCGCTGCCAGGATTACCACATTCCTTATGTAGGAACATTTCGATTGGTTGACATGTACTATAACGGTCAGATCATTCATCAGTTGTATTCCTAATTCATGAGTGTTTACAATAGATTTTAAACGTCTTACGAAGAATTTGATTTGTTAATGTTTAACATGATGATAAATTCATATCAAGTATGTACATAAAGTGAGCATGTATGTTTTATATCTTGAAAATTACAATTTTAGCAAGTTCAAACCCCCATTATCAGATTGGCCTCGGCAATTTCCCCGTGCCTCTATGCAACTAACGCTTAGAATACACATGTtaataattgtaatatttcagtagaaatgtatatactttgtattattttgattttattcgACCCGTTGAAGTTATACATGGGGATGTGTGTCCTACTTCATTTATATTAACGGTGGCTAATCGCAGTTAATGTAACATCTATTTCTTTTTCTACTGAATGGCTGTCagaatataattatcagtattaaatatatttgagccgtgccatgagaaaactaacatagtggctttgcgaccagcatgtatccagaccagcctgcgcatccgcgcagtctagtcaggatccatgctgttcgctagtgGTTTCGCTtattacaatagtctttgaaagcgaacatcatggatcctgaccagactgcactgcgcggatgcgcaggctggtctggatccatgctggtcgcaaagccactatgttggttttctcatcgcacggctcatttgttcttTTACTTCTGTCGTTAATTGCgaaatatgataatttttactacttttttgcTTTATTGCCGTATCTTGGttagatatttttaaagatatattatatatccagtaaataaaaataaataaaataagtttttaaacagtttaaagATAATCCATATCATGATcaaaatttgattaaccacagacGACAGCTGAAATTGTTAAATTTGACTTTAAAGCAATATAATGCTATACTTCGACTGTTACGATTAGGGCGTTGTACTTTTTTAACGAATCCATAATGAATTATGTAAAAAAGGGCAATCTATtgataaaaaattgaaaacaacacTGGAAAGGAAGCATATCGGTAGCTATAGTTTTCAGCCTACACCATTATGACAATGTGAATCTGCCTCATGATGTAAAAACCTTAGGTGGCAGGAGAGCGGGCTTTTCGTGGTTTTGAGCACGTCTTGAATACTCATCCAGGTGCAGCCAAATATACGCATCTGTAATTTATAGTACATGCATACATAAACTCATTTCTTCAGCTTTCAATAATTGAAAAGAAATTAACACACTTTCAATAATGGTACCCGAAATATCTATAAACAATCGATGGGGCCTTCTTCGAAACTTCTCCCTTGTCACCTGAACATGtgcgaaaatatgttaatttttttttgactaaTTTTCTAGAAAGGTTAATAGaattatatatatgagccgcgccataagaaaacaaacatagtgtaatgggcatccatgctgttcgctaacagtttctcttattgcaataaaatggatgcgcaggctagtctggatccatgctggtcgcaaagccactatgttggttttctcatggcgcggctcatataatgttaaAGGTAACTTTAGtttgtttcatacataatatATATCTATTGTATATAACTTTGTTATATTATTCATAGTTTACTAATTTAGTTAATACTTGCCaatgaatattttttctgttcttgaAGATTATAGTCATTAATGTTGTAGCAGGGgcctacaaaaagaaaaaaaaatcaagcgaGTATAAAAAAGACAGTCGACGTCATGACTACTTCTCTAAATTACGCTCTTATAGGCGTCACTGTGTCGATAAAATGCgtcaatttcatatttttcttttaagctCAAAAGCGTTGTCTTTATGGTTTTGTCAGAAAATTTACTTGAGAAATCACTTGTTTATCACAAGGAACAGTATATGTACATATGTTGTTTTGTATGAATGAATATAGCAATTCAgtcatttatgtattttttctgtGCTATTATTTCGCTCTGTTTGCATaaatttgtaattaaaaataCAGTTTACGCATTCGTTTAGTTATTTTTTGTAAGGTGTTGAAACCGTTCCCAAAGTTTAACTGCTGGTGCTGCTGTACCTTGTATGCTTTATGTTTTATGCAGATGTGCACAAGATTAAAGAAcgctttttag
This is a stretch of genomic DNA from Mercenaria mercenaria strain notata chromosome 4, MADL_Memer_1, whole genome shotgun sequence. It encodes these proteins:
- the LOC128556722 gene encoding uncharacterized protein LOC128556722, with product MMADLIRTSMFCDVNDVFTDDEQRFLVDIEHTCIPDASYCDNFLEFMARTSDSVDEVSSAHEISLDPLQQQQQQQQQTQQQMTYNAENDVTIIDQQTISIGSSCHSSVATEETCQDFLSRIVQASKVDLCTFNNVAASEIFGNDYLQPVVFDTETNSPVKQTQINDSKPVRTSVKITRPPYSYTACAVAAIYLSGKDCLSTNAIMEKLCSMFEEVRPCRSQFRKHLSKTLKTNKLFKQVDRDIYSVVPGRVNRNVFHRQYCVNQDQREKYADMIHNHLEIPSMLKHFGIELTTTVKCSQKKRVNVVSDLLKYRKSVKEQLQSVRHVNENTGDLEMPGRPCFHDNSDNEDDEMLKNPLGRNISPVSVEPFPDNANVYSDESRSCVETVESERIPPCADNVTYTPAVVVPVPRYAVPTPSACVPLRCQDYHIPYVGTFRLVDMYYNGQIIHQLYS